A genomic region of Alicyclobacillus sp. SO9 contains the following coding sequences:
- a CDS encoding PIN domain-containing protein, with the protein MFVDAGIFIAHFDSDDVWHDAVEDFFNRHVINNAVEPPGLFTTYDVINEYLHRMTENYKARNHISTPSTIRKDYADKIVDLINTKLVDLLDLDATSVHTAIDLWGASEKYGAKDVFHAVCANDWGTNLITTDFRLKNSLVQDRNFHQMTIYVPDFALKR; encoded by the coding sequence TTGTTTGTAGATGCAGGAATATTCATAGCACACTTTGACTCTGACGATGTGTGGCATGACGCGGTTGAGGATTTTTTCAACAGGCACGTCATTAATAACGCTGTTGAGCCGCCTGGTTTATTTACTACATACGATGTTATAAATGAGTATCTACATAGGATGACAGAAAATTATAAAGCTCGAAATCACATATCAACTCCAAGTACAATACGGAAGGACTATGCTGATAAGATAGTTGATCTTATTAATACGAAGTTGGTAGATCTTCTGGACCTTGATGCTACATCCGTTCATACTGCAATCGATTTATGGGGTGCATCTGAAAAATATGGAGCAAAAGATGTCTTTCATGCGGTTTGTGCCAATGATTGGGGTACTAATTTAATCACTACTGATTTTCGCTTGAAGAACAGTCTGGTGCAGGACCGTAACTTTCATCAGATGACTATATATGTTCCTGATTTTGCACTAAAGCGGTAG
- a CDS encoding recombinase family protein, translating into MVEEFNGVFLPVEYPDKAVSATRVPLKKRKHLQRLLDDAHTDQFDFVVTYSRDRLARDAYEHQVIRDEMHELGIPIVLASTRSLYDSGDLVIELMQDGLSQYEVEQTRVRTRDTMASRIEQGEWVGRKPPYGYKFKDGEISQVADEIIFVREIFNRYLKGEGFYRIANSLGGKWKKEKVKAIVTNPFYAGYLTAFKGRRGSHSSISDRSEWVESKKLDIIPAVITKEEWERCWNLFDQRRKGLIPPRLYNSNFLLKGLVACKDCRHEFQTLNQMTRSSTGKRYGDRYYACHCRKFQANAFEDNIIQALLDEVNRRSLVPGGTNEILNEVRDSLKNDINMMKRDIKALQKQIEETKQRMDEADVEMRNLYRDRGKKEKMLFVLQHYRLEKRADCNKWERQIEQLNTKLQFVEQIEVNNLEWDRLYADVLKGDRQALRRFLVFLIEMIVVDEDGKVEEFRARVDLR; encoded by the coding sequence ATCGTTGAGGAGTTTAATGGTGTTTTTCTGCCTGTAGAGTATCCAGACAAGGCAGTGTCGGCAACCAGAGTTCCGCTTAAAAAGCGAAAACATCTCCAGCGTCTTCTTGATGATGCGCATACCGACCAGTTTGACTTTGTTGTCACTTACAGTCGCGATCGACTCGCAAGAGATGCTTATGAACATCAGGTAATAAGAGACGAGATGCACGAGTTAGGTATTCCAATTGTTCTCGCATCAACGAGAAGTTTGTACGATTCTGGCGATCTCGTGATTGAGCTCATGCAAGATGGCTTAAGTCAATATGAGGTAGAACAAACCCGTGTTCGTACCCGTGACACAATGGCTTCTAGAATAGAACAGGGTGAGTGGGTTGGGCGAAAACCACCGTACGGGTACAAATTCAAAGATGGGGAGATTTCACAAGTCGCAGATGAAATCATTTTCGTTCGTGAAATTTTCAATCGATACCTTAAGGGAGAAGGTTTCTACCGTATCGCAAATTCCTTAGGTGGAAAGTGGAAGAAGGAAAAAGTAAAAGCGATTGTTACCAACCCCTTTTACGCAGGGTATCTGACAGCATTTAAAGGAAGACGCGGGTCTCATAGTTCCATTTCTGATCGAAGCGAATGGGTGGAGAGTAAAAAACTAGATATCATACCTGCCGTTATAACGAAAGAGGAATGGGAACGTTGCTGGAACTTGTTTGACCAGAGAAGAAAAGGACTGATTCCGCCGAGATTATACAACTCGAATTTTTTGTTAAAAGGGCTAGTGGCTTGTAAGGATTGCAGACATGAATTTCAGACTCTGAATCAAATGACGAGAAGCAGTACGGGGAAACGGTATGGAGATCGATACTATGCTTGTCATTGCCGCAAATTTCAGGCTAATGCTTTTGAAGACAACATTATTCAGGCATTGCTTGACGAAGTCAATCGGCGTTCGCTTGTTCCAGGCGGTACCAACGAGATTCTTAACGAAGTGCGTGACAGTCTAAAGAATGATATCAACATGATGAAAAGAGACATCAAGGCACTCCAGAAGCAGATTGAAGAAACAAAACAACGCATGGATGAAGCGGATGTTGAAATGCGAAATCTCTATCGCGACCGTGGAAAGAAAGAAAAGATGTTGTTTGTCCTTCAGCACTATCGCCTTGAGAAACGCGCTGATTGTAACAAGTGGGAACGGCAGATTGAGCAGTTGAATACGAAACTTCAATTTGTAGAGCAAATTGAAGTTAACAATCTTGAATGGGATCGGTTGTACGCCGATGTCTTGAAAGGGGACCGACAAGCACTGAGACGGTTCCTGGTTTTTCTTATTGAGATGATTGTTGTGGATGAGGACGGAAAAGTCGAGGAGTTTCGTGCGAGGGTGGATTTGAGATAG